Proteins encoded within one genomic window of Bacillus thuringiensis:
- a CDS encoding ABC transporter ATP-binding protein — protein sequence MIQLANVAKGFGKNNFSALKDINLTIEKGEMIAIMGPSGSGKSTLLNIIGLIDSPSAGKYFLDGMDTSTLKSNYHKYRNTEVGFVFQNFSLLGDYTVVENVMLPLVYRRISHKKRMQISKEMLKMVGLERHINKYPYELSGGEQQRTAIARALAQDTKIILADEPTGALDQENGKKIMSILKEINKQGKTVLVVTHDQKIAAYCQRTIRLLDGDIQ from the coding sequence ATGATTCAGCTCGCAAATGTGGCTAAGGGCTTTGGAAAGAATAATTTTAGTGCGTTAAAGGATATTAATCTTACAATAGAAAAAGGCGAAATGATAGCTATTATGGGGCCCTCTGGTTCGGGGAAATCTACTCTCCTTAACATTATTGGTTTAATCGATAGCCCCTCTGCTGGAAAGTATTTTTTAGATGGAATGGATACGAGTACATTAAAGTCAAACTATCATAAGTATAGAAACACGGAAGTTGGATTTGTGTTTCAGAACTTTTCGCTATTAGGTGATTATACAGTTGTTGAAAATGTAATGCTTCCGCTTGTATATAGAAGAATTTCTCATAAGAAACGTATGCAAATATCAAAAGAAATGCTGAAAATGGTAGGGCTAGAGAGGCATATTAACAAATATCCTTACGAGTTATCAGGAGGAGAACAGCAAAGAACAGCAATAGCAAGGGCCTTAGCACAAGATACAAAAATTATACTTGCTGATGAACCGACTGGTGCTCTTGATCAAGAAAACGGGAAGAAAATTATGAGTATTTTAAAAGAAATTAATAAACAAGGAAAAACGGTACTAGTTGTAACACATGATCAAAAGATAGCTGCATATTGCCAGAGGACGATACGACTACTTGATGGCGATATTCAATAA
- a CDS encoding NCS2 family permease, giving the protein MFNLSKHKTSIKTEIMAGIITFLTMAYIIVVNPVILGDAGVPFEQAFTATIIAAVVGTLFMAIFTNLPIAIAPGMGLNAYFSYSVVKAHEGMTFAIAFSAVFVAGMILILLSFTSFRTKLMEAIPENLKHAITAGIGLFIAFIGLRLTGIVTKNEANLVGLGDLHSAPVLLALAGLGITIVLMSLNVNGALFIGMLLTGIIAFFTGQLSFSNGVTSMPGLPEGIIVSNPITAVSDVINYGLYGVVFSFFLVTLFDTTGTLLGVAQQGGFMKDGKLPKAGRALLSDSFSATIGSMFGTTPSTAYIESSAGVAAGGRTGLTTVTVAVLFALAAFFGPLVSAVSGVSAITAPSLIIVGSLMMGSVRHIDWDAFDEAFPAFLVILSMPLTSSIATGIALGFISYPLMKVAKGKFRAVHPLVYVFGILFAYQLIFLPH; this is encoded by the coding sequence ATGTTTAACCTTTCAAAACATAAAACTTCTATTAAAACTGAAATTATGGCAGGTATTATTACCTTCTTAACAATGGCATATATCATTGTGGTAAACCCTGTTATCCTTGGGGATGCAGGTGTTCCATTTGAACAAGCATTTACAGCAACCATTATCGCTGCTGTTGTCGGGACATTATTTATGGCAATCTTTACAAACTTACCAATCGCAATTGCACCAGGTATGGGATTAAATGCTTACTTCTCTTACTCTGTTGTAAAAGCTCATGAAGGCATGACTTTCGCAATTGCATTCTCTGCTGTATTCGTAGCAGGTATGATTTTAATTTTGTTATCATTCACATCTTTCCGTACAAAATTAATGGAAGCAATTCCTGAAAACTTAAAACATGCAATTACTGCTGGTATTGGGCTTTTCATCGCCTTTATCGGTTTACGTTTAACAGGTATCGTTACAAAAAATGAAGCAAACTTAGTTGGACTTGGTGATCTTCACTCTGCTCCAGTACTACTAGCATTAGCTGGACTTGGAATTACAATTGTTCTTATGTCTTTAAATGTAAATGGTGCACTATTTATCGGAATGCTATTAACTGGTATTATCGCTTTCTTCACAGGACAGTTATCATTCTCAAACGGTGTTACATCAATGCCTGGATTACCAGAAGGCATTATCGTTTCAAATCCAATTACTGCTGTATCTGATGTAATTAACTACGGATTATACGGCGTTGTATTCTCATTCTTCCTTGTTACATTATTCGATACAACAGGTACATTACTTGGCGTTGCTCAACAAGGTGGATTTATGAAAGACGGAAAGCTTCCAAAAGCTGGACGAGCTCTTCTATCTGACTCATTCTCAGCAACAATCGGTTCTATGTTCGGAACAACACCATCAACAGCTTACATTGAATCTTCTGCTGGTGTTGCAGCTGGTGGTCGTACTGGTTTAACAACAGTTACAGTAGCTGTTCTATTCGCACTAGCAGCATTCTTCGGGCCGTTAGTAAGTGCCGTTTCTGGTGTATCAGCTATTACTGCACCATCATTAATTATCGTTGGTAGTCTTATGATGGGTTCAGTTCGTCACATCGATTGGGACGCATTTGATGAAGCATTCCCAGCATTCTTAGTCATCTTAAGCATGCCACTTACATCAAGTATCGCAACAGGTATCGCTCTTGGATTTATTTCATATCCACTTATGAAAGTGGCAAAAGGTAAGTTCCGTGCTGTTCACCCACTTGTATATGTATTTGGAATTTTGTTTGCTTATCAATTGATATTCTTACCACATTAA
- a CDS encoding SDR family oxidoreductase, with protein sequence MPQQKNFVTMPAQHQNKQPGIESLMNPLPQFEDPNYKGSEKLKGKNVLITGGDSGIGRAVSIAFAKEGANIAIAYLDEEEDANETKQYVEKEGVKCVLLPGDLSDEQHCKDVVQQTVQQLGSLQVLVNNVAQQYPQQGLEYITAEQLEKTFRINIFSYFHVAKAALSHLKQGDVIINTASIVAYEGNETLIDYSATKGAIVAFTRSLSQSLVQKGIRVNGVAPGPIWTPLIPSSFDEKKVSQFGSNVPMQRPGQPYELAPAYVYLASGDSSYVTGQMIHVNGGVIVNG encoded by the coding sequence ATGCCGCAGCAAAAAAACTTTGTAACAATGCCAGCGCAACATCAAAATAAACAGCCTGGCATTGAATCGTTAATGAATCCTCTACCGCAGTTTGAAGATCCCAATTATAAAGGAAGCGAAAAGTTAAAAGGAAAGAACGTATTAATTACAGGTGGAGATAGCGGAATTGGACGAGCTGTTTCCATTGCTTTTGCAAAAGAGGGAGCAAATATTGCGATTGCTTATTTAGATGAGGAAGAAGATGCTAATGAGACGAAGCAATATGTTGAGAAAGAAGGTGTAAAGTGTGTATTGTTGCCAGGTGATTTAAGTGATGAACAGCATTGTAAAGATGTTGTTCAACAGACAGTCCAGCAGCTAGGTAGTTTACAGGTTTTAGTAAATAATGTAGCGCAGCAATATCCGCAGCAAGGACTAGAGTATATTACAGCAGAACAGCTAGAAAAGACTTTTCGTATTAATATTTTTTCTTATTTTCACGTTGCGAAAGCAGCGCTTTCTCATTTAAAGCAAGGAGATGTCATTATAAACACGGCATCTATCGTTGCGTATGAAGGAAATGAAACTTTAATTGATTATTCCGCAACGAAAGGAGCAATCGTAGCTTTTACAAGATCACTTTCTCAATCGTTAGTGCAAAAAGGGATTCGTGTAAATGGTGTTGCACCAGGACCAATTTGGACACCGCTTATTCCATCAAGCTTTGATGAGAAAAAAGTATCACAGTTCGGAAGTAATGTTCCAATGCAAAGACCTGGTCAACCATATGAATTAGCGCCAGCATATGTATATTTAGCTTCGGGTGATTCATCCTATGTTACCGGGCAAATGATACATGTAAATGGGGGCGTTATTGTAAATGGATAG
- a CDS encoding L,D-transpeptidase, with protein MKKLCFVILLFFILPVSAFANTDHLILVNLTTNQLSFFENGNYTKTFSVTTGRDRTPTPEGSFCIITKFKNKEYHRKKIPGGAPNNPLGTRWLGLDKKEYAIHGTNREWTIGSRESNGCIRMHDRDIQWLYDRVHLQTKVIISRFHASPEYEANKLGYRVVSWNGRKIEEEQIGMLTLVDRVDIYWQEPNGQLTKVKTVLPNERYAVYSKRKDGIYYIGNNLYIADETGEKIRYEQIPSSTLSNIYKRKYNVP; from the coding sequence ATGAAAAAGTTATGTTTTGTCATACTATTATTTTTCATTCTACCTGTTAGTGCTTTTGCTAATACAGATCATTTAATATTAGTGAATCTTACGACAAACCAGTTGTCTTTTTTTGAAAATGGAAATTATACAAAAACATTCTCCGTAACAACTGGAAGAGATCGTACACCTACGCCTGAAGGTAGTTTTTGTATTATAACTAAATTTAAAAACAAGGAATACCATCGGAAAAAAATACCTGGTGGTGCACCAAATAATCCTCTTGGTACGCGATGGTTAGGTTTGGATAAAAAAGAGTATGCAATTCATGGAACAAATCGGGAATGGACGATTGGAAGTAGGGAATCAAATGGCTGTATTCGCATGCATGACAGGGATATACAATGGTTATATGACCGAGTCCATTTACAAACAAAAGTAATCATTTCTCGTTTTCATGCGAGCCCCGAATATGAAGCGAATAAGCTTGGTTACCGCGTTGTGAGCTGGAACGGTCGTAAAATAGAAGAAGAGCAAATTGGTATGCTTACGTTAGTAGACCGCGTGGATATATATTGGCAAGAACCAAATGGGCAGTTAACAAAAGTAAAAACGGTATTGCCAAATGAAAGATATGCAGTGTACTCAAAACGAAAAGATGGAATATATTATATAGGAAACAATTTGTATATTGCTGATGAAACAGGAGAAAAAATTCGCTATGAACAAATTCCTTCTTCCACTTTAAGTAATATATATAAACGGAAATATAATGTTCCGTAA
- a CDS encoding DUF1540 domain-containing protein has product MPEVRCSVSNCSFWGQGNFCQASAIIVQPDADESGQTENDSYTSAVLTNETLESSVATSVETCCHTFKPKY; this is encoded by the coding sequence ATGCCAGAAGTAAGATGCTCTGTTTCCAATTGCTCATTTTGGGGACAAGGTAACTTTTGTCAAGCCAGTGCGATTATCGTTCAGCCAGATGCAGATGAATCGGGTCAAACTGAAAATGATTCGTATACAAGTGCAGTCTTAACAAACGAGACGCTAGAAAGTTCTGTAGCAACGAGTGTAGAAACTTGTTGTCATACTTTTAAGCCAAAATATTAA
- a CDS encoding thioredoxin family protein, whose product MKKMLIFGGIIIVLFAAIFAVTQMEKKNASTDEKGYYSNKISLEDLNKNIEDKKEQTIYFYQTSCVHCQKVSPIVVPLAKDLNVDMKVIDIENLNEPWDKYNIQGTPTIIHFKDGKEVSRIGGEQSKEKFKEWFEQTKK is encoded by the coding sequence ATGAAAAAAATGCTTATATTTGGCGGTATTATTATCGTCTTATTTGCGGCAATCTTTGCTGTAACACAAATGGAAAAGAAAAACGCATCGACAGATGAAAAAGGTTACTACTCAAATAAAATTTCTCTTGAGGATCTCAATAAAAATATAGAAGATAAAAAAGAACAAACGATTTACTTTTATCAAACCTCTTGCGTTCATTGTCAAAAGGTCTCTCCTATTGTTGTACCTTTAGCGAAAGATTTAAATGTTGATATGAAGGTAATTGATATTGAAAATTTAAACGAGCCTTGGGATAAATACAATATCCAAGGAACACCGACAATTATTCATTTTAAAGATGGTAAAGAAGTAAGCCGTATTGGCGGAGAACAATCAAAAGAAAAATTCAAAGAATGGTTTGAACAAACGAAGAAATAA
- a CDS encoding disulfide oxidoreductase: protein MGREKKQEYALLTAWGASFIATLGSLYFSEIMKFEPCVLCWYQRIFMYPFVLWLGIAVVKKDYRIASYSLPIASIGACISLYHYAIQKIAAFSAAGAACGRVPCTGEYINWFGFVTIPFLALIGFITIAVCSFIVIKNK, encoded by the coding sequence ATGGGACGAGAAAAAAAGCAAGAATATGCTTTACTTACCGCTTGGGGAGCTTCTTTTATCGCTACACTAGGAAGTTTATACTTTTCCGAAATCATGAAATTTGAGCCTTGTGTCCTTTGTTGGTATCAACGTATTTTTATGTATCCATTCGTGTTATGGCTCGGTATCGCTGTAGTAAAAAAAGACTATCGCATCGCAAGTTATTCTTTACCAATTGCAAGTATTGGTGCTTGTATTTCTTTATATCACTATGCGATTCAAAAAATCGCAGCATTTTCAGCTGCTGGGGCAGCTTGCGGTCGTGTACCATGTACGGGAGAATACATAAACTGGTTCGGCTTTGTGACAATCCCGTTTTTAGCACTTATCGGCTTTATTACAATCGCTGTTTGTAGCTTTATTGTCATCAAAAACAAATAA
- a CDS encoding YhdB family protein has protein sequence MQTYNDYDKALYYTYCCNWDKLLVLMVQTNDQLFSKRIEHFLHAYQYSKELPEVDKQLQLLFQYIDHASQKSHVEEVEQIQM, from the coding sequence GTGCAAACATATAACGATTATGATAAAGCTCTCTATTACACGTATTGCTGTAATTGGGATAAATTACTCGTTCTCATGGTTCAAACGAACGATCAATTATTTTCTAAGCGTATTGAGCATTTTTTACACGCTTATCAATACAGTAAAGAACTGCCAGAAGTTGATAAACAATTGCAGCTCCTATTTCAATATATTGACCACGCATCCCAAAAGTCACATGTAGAAGAAGTAGAGCAAATTCAAATGTAA
- a CDS encoding PCYCGC domain-containing protein produces the protein MKKYVFSLLAVLSLILAGCGATSTNEKKSSESKEEHDHASHTQQADIQEKTKGVDTLPTFLDKLDPQMKDIYTVAGQNAELLDWIPCYCGCGESVGHKNNKNCFIREIKKNGEVVWDSHATTCVNCLEIAVESASMKQKGKSTLEIRNYIDNKYKEGYGKPTPTPMPKA, from the coding sequence ATGAAGAAATATGTATTTTCTTTACTTGCAGTACTGAGTTTAATTCTTGCTGGATGCGGAGCTACTAGTACAAATGAAAAAAAATCATCTGAATCAAAAGAAGAGCACGACCATGCATCGCATACTCAGCAAGCTGACATTCAAGAGAAAACAAAAGGAGTCGACACACTTCCTACCTTCCTAGACAAGCTTGATCCACAAATGAAAGATATCTACACTGTCGCTGGACAAAATGCAGAACTATTAGATTGGATTCCATGTTACTGTGGTTGCGGTGAAAGTGTAGGACATAAAAATAATAAAAATTGCTTTATTCGCGAAATTAAAAAGAATGGTGAAGTTGTTTGGGATTCCCATGCAACGACTTGCGTCAATTGCTTAGAAATCGCTGTTGAATCTGCTTCGATGAAACAAAAAGGAAAATCAACGCTTGAAATTCGTAACTATATCGATAATAAATACAAAGAAGGCTACGGCAAACCAACACCTACGCCAATGCCAAAAGCTTAA
- a CDS encoding GerAB/ArcD/ProY family transporter encodes MAEQDKTHTVSPYFTFLLLHSLQIGVGVLGYQRIIAQYAGYDSWISLIVAGIATHIVLFCMLKMLEKDNDLMNIHTTCFGKWIGKIFSVCFAAYLLLFCLTVLRSYIEVIQVWVFPTIKPWKLTLLFLLVAYYIIRGGFRSVTGICFWGVIIPIFVVLFLVFPMKYAHVRNIFPILTHSPLDILTAAKSSALEFLGFEAILVFYPFIRKGKSLNKWAHGGIAFTTILYVILAIVSLMYYSQGQLHHTIWPTLTMLKIIKVPFIQRFEYIIIFLWYLIILPNLCLTIWSSCCISKKSFHIPFKITLPLFMAAIFISSLFFTNRESINALNTVLSQAGLYIVYAYIPILFLFHSLRWHFKNRSKKSSPDTP; translated from the coding sequence ATGGCTGAACAAGATAAAACACATACTGTTTCCCCTTATTTCACATTTCTTCTATTACACTCTCTTCAAATTGGAGTAGGTGTGTTAGGATACCAAAGGATTATTGCGCAATATGCTGGGTATGATTCTTGGATTTCCCTTATCGTTGCGGGCATTGCAACTCATATCGTACTATTTTGCATGCTTAAAATGTTAGAAAAAGATAATGATTTAATGAATATTCATACGACATGTTTCGGAAAGTGGATTGGAAAAATTTTTTCCGTATGCTTTGCCGCATATCTTTTATTATTTTGCCTTACTGTTCTTCGTTCATATATTGAAGTGATTCAAGTTTGGGTCTTTCCTACAATTAAACCGTGGAAATTAACCTTACTATTTTTACTTGTAGCTTATTACATAATTAGGGGAGGCTTTCGTTCAGTAACAGGAATATGTTTTTGGGGCGTCATAATACCAATTTTCGTCGTGCTTTTCTTAGTTTTCCCAATGAAATATGCACATGTTCGTAACATTTTTCCAATTCTTACTCATTCACCTTTAGACATTTTAACTGCAGCGAAATCATCTGCATTAGAATTTCTTGGATTTGAAGCAATCCTTGTTTTTTATCCATTTATTAGAAAAGGAAAATCGTTAAATAAATGGGCACATGGCGGTATTGCTTTTACAACAATTCTATACGTAATACTAGCCATCGTTTCCCTTATGTACTATAGTCAAGGGCAACTACACCATACCATTTGGCCAACATTAACGATGCTAAAAATCATTAAAGTTCCTTTCATTCAAAGGTTTGAGTACATTATTATTTTCTTATGGTATCTTATTATTTTACCTAATCTTTGTTTAACCATTTGGTCTTCTTGTTGTATTAGTAAAAAATCGTTTCACATACCATTTAAAATCACACTACCATTATTTATGGCAGCCATATTTATTTCATCCTTATTTTTCACAAACCGCGAAAGTATCAATGCATTAAATACGGTACTATCTCAAGCTGGTTTATATATTGTATATGCCTATATCCCAATTTTATTTCTATTCCATTCACTACGATGGCATTTCAAAAATCGGTCAAAAAAATCTTCACCCGACACACCATAA
- a CDS encoding Ger(x)C family spore germination protein: MKNIFLCFFIIILIVQSGCTEAHIVDTQRMIHVGGFDIIKDKKFRGTILYPDYTKGIQSKPETQSTHAGTIETISSLLNAKSPHTIAVGQMRVVLFGKAFGEHGLGDVINNLQRDPNIGRDVQLALVDGSAEELLKHVKTNGSLYLSDLLEQNIKNETIPRTALNIFLYNFYSSGCDPFLPYIQVSEDKSASIKGLAFLKKDKVAMYTDKEKSFLFKLLINPTKNGRYEVPIRQGKHKGLIATQNLSGKSVCSLSQNGDIPRVNIHLKLNGLVKNAPSWLDLSKSKNVTYVKRHVEKALEKDLNKLIKQFQENEIDPIGIREEIRSHSRKWSMKQIQDMYPDVDVAVSVKINVVQSGIGE, encoded by the coding sequence ATGAAAAATATTTTTTTATGCTTTTTCATTATCATTTTAATTGTTCAATCTGGTTGTACAGAAGCACATATAGTTGATACACAGCGAATGATTCACGTAGGTGGATTCGATATAATAAAAGATAAAAAATTTCGCGGAACCATTTTATATCCCGATTACACAAAGGGCATACAATCTAAACCAGAAACTCAATCAACTCATGCAGGCACAATTGAAACAATCTCTTCCCTTCTAAACGCTAAATCTCCACATACGATCGCTGTAGGTCAAATGCGTGTTGTCCTATTTGGAAAAGCATTTGGTGAACATGGACTTGGAGATGTTATTAACAACTTACAACGTGATCCTAACATTGGCCGAGATGTACAACTAGCGCTTGTAGATGGTTCAGCAGAAGAATTACTGAAACATGTCAAAACAAATGGATCACTTTATTTATCTGATTTACTGGAGCAAAATATAAAAAACGAGACAATCCCGCGGACAGCTTTAAATATTTTTTTATATAACTTCTATTCATCTGGATGCGATCCATTTCTTCCTTACATTCAAGTATCAGAAGACAAATCTGCTTCCATTAAAGGACTAGCTTTTTTAAAAAAGGATAAAGTGGCTATGTATACAGATAAGGAAAAGTCTTTTTTATTTAAATTACTCATTAATCCAACGAAAAATGGGCGTTACGAAGTCCCAATACGTCAAGGTAAACATAAAGGATTAATTGCTACTCAAAACTTATCCGGAAAAAGTGTATGTTCCCTTTCCCAAAACGGTGATATTCCAAGGGTTAACATACACTTAAAATTAAATGGACTCGTAAAAAATGCTCCCAGCTGGCTTGATTTATCGAAGAGCAAAAATGTAACTTACGTAAAAAGACATGTAGAAAAAGCGCTTGAGAAGGATTTAAACAAATTAATAAAACAATTCCAAGAAAATGAAATCGATCCAATTGGTATACGTGAAGAAATTCGTAGTCATTCAAGAAAATGGAGCATGAAACAAATTCAAGACATGTATCCTGACGTAGACGTTGCTGTTAGTGTGAAGATTAATGTCGTACAATCTGGTATCGGAGAATAG
- a CDS encoding spore germination protein, giving the protein MFRLSSKKKKKTICSIPEFILTMKESSDFVSYNIVEDGTLCLFYYKSTAESLLINRFILTPIKRELDRIENISDIANIVTLEGIITNPSIDDIREKLLVGYVLIQIKNDSQAAEYAIIRAESSVLGTRLYNDTENEYSVIGPKVGFVENIDTNTHLLRRNIVTEQLVFKEVIVGSISKTKVIVAYIEGITNEQHINTAMQRLQDVDFDVPFDATMIEQFISDNSNSPFPVLLPTERLDRSVYALLNGGVVILTDGSPYALAGPATLLDFFVSPEDYYLPWIAGSFLRMVRFFGAAFSLFSSAIYTAVLTYHYQMIPVDLLGPIIFSRANVPFPPILEALFLEITIELLREAGARLPTKVGQTIGIVGGIVIGQASVQAALTSNILLIAVALSALASFTTPTVKMSSTIRILRFPLILLAGAFGGLGLIVGFVLILAHLIRLKSLGSPYLLPLYPFRGLGTAEGLLRLPFSQTAERASFLRPKKKWRYDPNKAKEKRDGEEK; this is encoded by the coding sequence ATGTTTCGTTTATCGTCTAAAAAGAAGAAAAAAACAATCTGTTCCATTCCAGAGTTTATCCTCACTATGAAAGAATCTAGTGATTTCGTTTCCTATAACATCGTAGAAGATGGGACACTATGTTTGTTTTATTATAAATCTACAGCTGAATCACTCCTCATTAATCGATTCATTTTAACACCTATAAAAAGAGAATTAGATCGCATTGAAAATATAAGTGACATAGCAAATATCGTTACACTCGAAGGGATCATCACCAATCCTTCTATTGATGATATTCGTGAAAAATTATTAGTTGGGTATGTACTCATACAGATAAAAAACGATTCTCAAGCAGCAGAATATGCAATTATTCGTGCTGAAAGTTCAGTTTTAGGTACACGATTATATAACGATACCGAAAATGAATATAGTGTAATCGGTCCAAAAGTCGGATTTGTTGAAAATATTGATACAAATACACACTTACTTCGCCGAAATATAGTAACAGAGCAATTGGTTTTCAAAGAAGTTATAGTTGGCTCTATATCAAAAACAAAGGTGATAGTTGCTTACATCGAAGGCATTACAAATGAACAACACATCAATACTGCAATGCAGCGCTTACAAGATGTGGACTTTGATGTTCCTTTTGATGCAACTATGATCGAACAGTTTATTAGCGATAATAGTAACTCACCCTTTCCTGTTTTACTACCTACAGAGCGGTTAGACCGCTCTGTGTACGCATTACTGAATGGAGGCGTTGTTATTTTAACAGACGGTTCACCTTACGCATTAGCTGGACCAGCGACGTTACTTGATTTCTTCGTCTCGCCAGAAGATTATTATTTACCATGGATAGCAGGCTCATTTCTTCGAATGGTTCGCTTTTTCGGAGCAGCATTCTCGCTATTTTCATCAGCTATTTATACAGCTGTATTAACGTATCATTATCAAATGATTCCTGTGGATTTACTAGGTCCGATTATTTTTTCAAGAGCTAATGTACCCTTTCCGCCCATTTTAGAAGCACTTTTTTTAGAAATCACAATCGAATTGCTCCGTGAAGCTGGAGCACGATTACCTACAAAAGTTGGACAAACAATCGGCATCGTTGGCGGGATTGTAATTGGCCAAGCATCTGTTCAAGCTGCTTTAACGAGTAACATTTTATTAATTGCAGTTGCTTTATCAGCACTCGCTTCTTTTACAACACCAACTGTAAAAATGTCTTCTACTATCCGGATACTACGATTTCCACTTATTCTTTTAGCTGGTGCATTTGGGGGCTTAGGTCTTATTGTAGGATTCGTACTCATATTAGCTCATTTAATTCGCTTAAAATCACTTGGATCACCTTATTTATTACCTCTATATCCATTTCGCGGTTTAGGTACAGCTGAAGGACTCCTTCGCCTTCCATTTAGTCAAACTGCAGAACGCGCTTCTTTTCTAAGGCCCAAAAAGAAATGGCGCTATGACCCGAACAAAGCGAAAGAAAAACGCGACGGTGAGGAAAAATGA
- a CDS encoding nitroreductase family protein — MTTYTSIANVIKERRSVRTFTDKAVDKELLIELLNDATWAPNHKHREPWNCKLYIGEGRQKLVDAVLNSFTEEERAKRGKILSDRFLSTPAQIVVYINEDPRQIQRDEDYAATCAFMQNFQLLAWERGLGCVWKSGGLNYNPLFIEGLGLTRGQRIVGILHLGYFDKAPEGKARTPITEKMEIIEG; from the coding sequence ATGACTACATATACTTCCATCGCAAATGTGATTAAAGAAAGACGTTCTGTTCGTACATTTACAGATAAAGCAGTAGACAAAGAGTTATTAATTGAATTATTAAACGACGCAACATGGGCACCGAATCATAAACACCGTGAACCATGGAATTGTAAATTATACATTGGAGAAGGCCGTCAGAAATTAGTAGACGCAGTATTAAACTCTTTCACAGAAGAAGAAAGAGCGAAACGCGGTAAAATTTTATCTGATCGTTTCTTAAGCACACCTGCACAAATCGTTGTATATATAAATGAAGACCCACGTCAAATTCAACGTGACGAAGATTATGCTGCAACATGTGCATTTATGCAAAACTTCCAACTTCTTGCTTGGGAACGTGGATTAGGTTGTGTTTGGAAATCAGGCGGATTAAACTACAATCCATTATTTATAGAAGGACTTGGTTTAACAAGAGGTCAACGCATCGTTGGAATTCTTCACCTTGGCTACTTCGATAAAGCACCAGAAGGAAAAGCTCGTACGCCGATTACGGAGAAGATGGAGATTATTGAAGGTTAA